In the Candidatus Bathyarchaeota archaeon genome, one interval contains:
- a CDS encoding zinc finger-like domain-containing protein has product MGKKLVFKECKVCNGIGILSSSGRPCSACGGRGFLILEESNAEESRVEIFAKTLLRRIRDFVDSEKMNIERLPKWIKSAKVKIAHLNNSNIILYEAAYSNKDEYVHYGEVKTDLQFFLGLPEYTPIGASFKAPRTENKALIILHGEYAEGKQVIFDITTPNSALFNVGYLAYHSPIAILNIFMQLSLSGNVLAIRFVPFAVYIHDNDITHFPEIWDKSASYIKSSLLSIHESEGDYYESVRIEKNAFLIRKEKSVIVFGKDSVPDTLAELEQVRDYLKGKGYDAYLLRELPEHPAMSIEQKVKLWSLASRFCVMIDRQPSGHLVEYPYLESVGAILALLRPKKGGSTYMIGDSRVKGIRHIETFHFDETPFEVMEKVIDWAESLVQEQIKGYEKVYPWRKEKR; this is encoded by the coding sequence ATGGGAAAAAAATTAGTCTTTAAGGAATGCAAAGTATGCAATGGCATTGGCATATTATCATCATCCGGCAGGCCATGTTCAGCCTGTGGCGGAAGGGGTTTTCTTATTCTGGAAGAATCAAATGCTGAAGAAAGTAGAGTGGAAATCTTTGCAAAAACTCTTCTAAGGAGAATAAGAGATTTTGTCGATTCGGAGAAAATGAATATAGAAAGACTGCCAAAATGGATTAAGTCTGCGAAAGTGAAGATAGCGCATCTAAACAATAGTAACATCATTTTATACGAAGCCGCTTACTCGAATAAAGATGAATATGTTCATTATGGAGAGGTAAAAACAGACCTTCAATTCTTTCTTGGGCTTCCTGAATATACTCCAATCGGGGCGAGTTTTAAAGCTCCACGAACAGAAAACAAGGCCTTGATCATACTCCATGGTGAATATGCTGAAGGCAAACAGGTTATTTTTGATATCACAACTCCGAATTCAGCACTTTTCAATGTCGGATACCTCGCTTACCACTCACCAATTGCCATTCTTAATATATTTATGCAACTCAGCTTGTCTGGCAATGTCTTAGCAATACGTTTTGTGCCTTTTGCAGTATACATTCATGACAATGATATTACGCATTTTCCTGAAATTTGGGATAAGAGTGCTTCTTATATCAAAAGCTCACTCCTGTCAATTCATGAGTCTGAGGGAGATTATTACGAATCAGTTAGAATTGAGAAAAACGCTTTCCTAATTAGGAAGGAAAAATCCGTTATTGTGTTTGGAAAAGACAGTGTTCCTGATACGCTTGCTGAGCTTGAACAAGTTCGAGACTACCTGAAAGGAAAGGGATATGACGCATATTTACTGAGAGAATTACCAGAACATCCCGCAATGTCCATTGAGCAGAAGGTAAAGTTGTGGTCATTGGCCTCTAGATTTTGTGTAATGATTGATCGACAACCTTCTGGGCACCTTGTTGAATATCCTTATCTAGAAAGTGTAGGAGCCATATTAGCTCTATTGAGACCTAAGAAAGGTGGATCAACATATATGATTGGAGATTCGCGTGTCAAAGGTATTCGTCATATCGAAACGTTTCATTTCGATGAAACACCATTTGAGGTTATGGAAAAAGTCATTGATTGGGCAGAATCACTGGTGCAGGAACAGATTAAAGGATATGAAAAAGTTTATCCTTGGAGAAAAGAAAAACGTTGA